In Halorhabdus rudnickae, the following proteins share a genomic window:
- a CDS encoding RNA polymerase sigma factor codes for MPHQPTVSEATEFGLPRQLPDQDAVLVGRVISNGEFSGLAAYYIHGRGNILIGQFENQEFIPEYTIECESRLMSACIRELSRANIETELSSVGNALLQAWHFGDLTPLSHKQAHVYALREKGSFGRDETAAILNISPSTVDTHLQRASEKLAAAENFVQFVRMDSEELTNPEFPNEGRASDEGKSSSDISPLS; via the coding sequence ATGCCTCACCAGCCGACAGTCTCCGAAGCAACCGAATTCGGTCTGCCCCGCCAACTCCCAGATCAAGATGCAGTCCTTGTCGGACGAGTCATCAGCAATGGCGAGTTCAGTGGTCTTGCAGCCTACTACATTCACGGCCGAGGAAACATCCTGATCGGACAGTTTGAGAACCAAGAGTTCATCCCGGAGTATACTATCGAGTGTGAGAGTCGGCTTATGTCCGCCTGTATTCGCGAACTAAGCCGGGCCAACATAGAGACAGAATTATCCAGCGTCGGAAACGCACTCCTTCAAGCATGGCACTTTGGCGACCTCACACCGTTGAGCCACAAACAGGCTCACGTTTACGCACTCCGGGAGAAGGGCAGCTTCGGCCGAGACGAAACAGCTGCAATCCTCAATATCTCACCAAGCACCGTCGATACGCATCTCCAACGGGCAAGCGAGAAGTTGGCCGCAGCGGAGAACTTCGTCCAGTTCGTTCGTATGGATTCAGAGGAACTCACCAACCCAGAGTTCCCCAACGAAGGGAGGGCCAGTGACGAGGGCAAGAGTTCGAGCGATATCAGCCCACTCTCGTAA
- a CDS encoding competence protein CoiA family protein, with protein sequence MPFVGQLNGEVVFPGWVSDSADVLCPDCGEEMYVRGGPNTDRLQHFVHYANDRKCRGESEEHLKWKQQVFRAFSKLDLSHQQSLFFCLEGEVDVSNTPSERDIRRADVLIRLGDDHDQFGRGIVIEIQHRNTQKDFHTVTYDYLANGYSVRWASRHDFSTSEFDAAEIIADSDSDQMFFREKAVSLPEFEAFRQWDFDQLADLLDGTQHRLSWYLE encoded by the coding sequence ATGCCCTTTGTTGGCCAACTCAACGGGGAGGTGGTTTTCCCTGGGTGGGTATCAGATTCGGCTGATGTCCTTTGTCCGGACTGTGGTGAAGAAATGTATGTGCGGGGTGGCCCAAATACAGATCGACTCCAGCATTTTGTGCACTATGCGAATGATCGGAAGTGTCGTGGCGAATCAGAAGAACACCTCAAATGGAAACAACAAGTCTTCCGGGCATTTTCGAAGCTTGACCTCTCGCATCAACAGTCGCTCTTCTTTTGTTTAGAAGGAGAGGTAGATGTCTCAAATACCCCATCTGAACGAGACATCCGTCGAGCTGATGTTCTAATCCGTCTCGGGGATGATCATGATCAGTTTGGGCGGGGGATCGTGATCGAAATCCAGCATCGAAACACCCAGAAAGATTTCCATACCGTCACCTACGATTATCTCGCTAATGGATATAGCGTTAGATGGGCCTCGCGACACGATTTCTCTACTAGCGAGTTTGATGCTGCCGAAATCATTGCTGACTCCGATTCAGATCAAATGTTCTTCCGGGAAAAAGCTGTTTCACTCCCCGAATTTGAGGCATTTCGCCAATGGGACTTTGACCAGCTTGCTGATTTACTCGATGGAACCCAACATCGTTTGTCGTGGTATCTAGAGTGA
- a CDS encoding 7-cyano-7-deazaguanine synthase: MTESVLLLSGGLDSATLAYTHRPDLTVTVDYGQCCAEAEIQASAQIADQLNLQHEVIEVDCKHLGAGTMASQQETNLGDTPEWWPYRNQLVITLVAMDVIHRGANQLLVGAVADDHSHADGQAEFFELMDSLLSFQEGNLRVAAPAIDKTTEEFVREARPPESLLGWTHSCTASNAACGECRSCKKRQRVLTRIY; encoded by the coding sequence ATGACTGAGTCCGTCCTATTGTTATCCGGTGGTCTTGACTCTGCGACGCTAGCGTACACTCATAGACCAGATCTTACAGTGACTGTTGATTACGGACAGTGCTGTGCGGAGGCAGAGATTCAAGCATCAGCACAAATCGCTGATCAGCTGAATCTTCAACATGAAGTCATCGAAGTGGATTGCAAGCACCTTGGGGCTGGAACAATGGCCAGCCAACAGGAGACAAATCTCGGTGACACTCCAGAGTGGTGGCCCTACCGAAATCAACTCGTGATCACATTGGTCGCAATGGATGTCATTCATCGAGGTGCAAACCAATTGCTGGTAGGAGCAGTTGCTGACGACCACAGCCACGCTGATGGGCAGGCAGAGTTCTTCGAACTGATGGATTCTCTTCTGTCGTTCCAGGAGGGGAATCTCAGAGTTGCAGCCCCGGCAATCGATAAAACAACAGAAGAGTTCGTACGGGAAGCAAGACCGCCTGAATCACTCCTTGGCTGGACCCACTCTTGTACAGCATCGAACGCAGCGTGCGGTGAATGCCGTAGCTGCAAGAAACGACAGCGAGTTCTCACACGTATTTACTAA